GAGCATTCAATTGTCAACACTCTAATGTCGATCAAAAGACAGACATCTGATCTTTGGGAATGTGTTATTATTGATGATTGTTCCACAGATGGAACGGTAGCAACTGTAAGGGCAGAAATTGCAGGATATCAACGGTTCAGGCTATTTGAGAATCGAACAGTTAAAGGGGTAGGCTATTGTAGAAATCTAGGGGTAGATCATTGCCTGGGCGATTATCTCGTATTTTTAGAGCCTGGTAATTTTTTGTACAATACCTGTATCGAGAAAAGAAGTTATTTTATTAAAGGGTGGTCAAATATAGATGTTTTGGTTTCTCACACCACTTTGTTTAAGGACCAGGTAGACCATGTTATCGGTAGCATCAACCATAGTTTAATAGAAACGAATTACCATGATCTGATCAATAGTCTGATAAGATGCTGCCAGATATGGACAATGAGTTCAGTGACATGGGAAAAGAGATTTCTGTTAAAGATCGGAAAATGGTCCACTAAGTTTGAATCCTTTTCAGAAATGGATCTCTATATCAGGGGTCTTTTAGAGAGACCTAAGCTCCATTTTACTAAAATTGAAGATTCATTGATGAAAATAGAAACTAGTAAATCGGATGTTTTACAAGAAATTAGGGAACTTACTATGTTGCTCAATATATACTTTGAGGTAATTAATAGATTTTCGAACGGTAGGACGGTGCAAGATATTTATAATGCATCTTTTATGTTTCTTATCAAGAATATATTACGGTTGATCCTATCAAACGAGATCGAATTAGGAGAGGGTGATAAACAGCTGCTCTTTTCAATATTGGAAAAAATAACAGATGAGGAAGGTGTGCTCCAGGTAAGAGCAATTTTGCAATAAACATATCAAAATGAATCATATAAATAGTTATCTGTGTCCGTTTTGCTCTTTTTCTCTGCCGATAATGAATATTATTGGTACTGACTTTCCCGTGATTAAAGAAAAGAAGATTGTCGGAGGTGGAGAAAGGTACGGTGGGTGCCCCAATTGTCTCAGTACAGATAGAGACCGACTCGTTTTCGTCTATCTGAAATCCGTCTATAAGATATTTGAAAGAAATGACTGTAAAATTCTCCATATCGCTCCGGAGTTTAACCTATTGAGATCTTTGAATGATCGATTTGCTGCCTCAGATTACATATGTGGTGATCTTAATCCCGCTTACTATAACAGCGGTCGAAAGATGATCGAAAAAATTAATATTCTAGATATTCCTTATCCTGACAAATACTTTGATCTGGTTATTTGCAACCATGTACTGGAGCATATAGAGGAAGATATTTTGGCCATGAAAGAAATTTTTAGAGTGCTTAAAGCCAGCGGGCAGGCGATTCTGCAGACTCCGATTTCATTTGATCTGGATGTTACGTATGAAAATTTTGAGATTGTGAATGAAACCGACCGTGAGACTGCTTTTGGTCAGAAAGATCATGTTAGAATATATGGAAATGATTACGTGACAAGATTAGAAAGTGTTGGTTTTTCCGTTCAAAAGTTCAATCTATATCCGGATTACGACCTTTTTGGATTAAATAGTGAAGAGCGGTTATTTGTATGCAACCGAAATGATTAATGCAGCATGTATAAATAATATATGATGGAAAAAGTTTTTATTTCAATTGGCGAAAACTGTCTCGCAGATGCAATTTTAGCAAGGTTTGGTTTAAAATCATTCACGACTCCGTTTTCTCATGGTAAATCCAATATAGAATATCTATTGCAGCTTGAAAAAGAAAGGTATAAAGATATAGTCAATACCGATTATTTGGAGTATGGGGACCTAAACAATAATCCTTCCAGCAGAAAGGTTCCAGTGTTAAAAAAATATGTTAAAACCTGTAATGTATATCACGAGATGTTTATGGGCGGGGTGGTGTTTTCGCATAGTGATGTAATTGAAAGTGTGGTAATTAGGGATACCATCAAAAAACGCGCGGAGAGGTTAGTGGATATTAAAGGAAAAAAAGAGGTGTACGCCTTTTATCACCATAGATTTACGAATCATCGGTCTGATTTTGAAATGCTGATCGATGACCTGGATTCCTTTATACAATTATACTGTACGGATAAGGTTTCATCCAAATGCATATTGTTCACGCAGCATATTATTGAAAACGGCCAGGAAAGGGGGGTAAAGTATGCGTCTCACAATCATGTCCATATATTCATGTTTTACACGCTTCAGGAATGGGAGGGGACTGACGATGACGTTTTCTGGGCAAAATGTGATGAAGATTTAATTGCGCAAATGATTGCCCATGTCCATAATATCTAAAATTTGTATGAAATGTAATCAAATAGGTGAAGTCAAATACCACGAACAGTGTTGTTTGGGGTTTTCTTCCGATATAATAAGTTGTTAATTATTTTAAAAATGAAAAAAAACAGGATTCAAATTCTTTTAATGTTAGCTATGTTAACCCCGTTGAGTTTAGTTAAAGCGCAGTGGACCGGTAAAAGAGAAAAACCAACCAAGACCGTTGAAGTCAAATATGGTACGATTACTCCACCAAACAGAGCGGACTCCGCCATGGCGGCTTTCCGTAATTATGGGCTCGGACAATTTATCCATTGGGGATTGTATGCTATACCCGGCAACGAATGGAATGGCGTAAGTGCGAGACAGGGGGCTCCAGCATCTGAGTGGATCAGAACCTGGGGCGGACCGACTGCACCCAAAGACTGGCTGAACATCTATGATAACCTTTATAAGCAATTCAATCCAAAAAATTTTGATGCTAAAATCTGGGCTAAACGTGCGAAAGAAATGGGAGTCAAATATCTGATTTTTACTACAAAACACCATGATGGATTTTGTTTATGGCCTTCTAAATATTCTGACTATACAGTGGCTAACAGTCCCTATAAAAAAGATATAGTTAAACAAGTCGTAGACGCTTATACCGAGCAAGGTATTGATGTCTTCCTTTATTTTTCCGTGACGGAATGGACCAACAAAGATTGCATTACATCCATCCCGAAAACCGCCGATGAAAAAGCAAGGTTTGACCGTTTTCTAAAATATACCAAGAACCAATTACTGGAGCTGCAAACAAATTATCCCCAAGTAAAAGGGTTTTGGTTTGATGGCACCTGGGATAGGTCCTGGGTGAATTCCTACGAATTTACTTACAACTTGGAAAAAGAACTCAGGAAAAATAATCCAAATTTAATCATCGGGTCACGCTTTCGCAACGATGAACACGGAAGTAGACATTTTGATTCAAATGGGGTACTGTTAGGGGATTACGAACAGGGATGGGAACGTAAGATGCCTGCAAGTATGGACATTCTTGATGGGCATGATTGGGATTGTGTGATGACGATACCTCCAAATGGATGGGGCTATGTTAAGAACACCGATGGTATGTACCTTAAGTCCACCGATGATATTATCGACCTATTGATGAGGTCCCGTTCCATGAATGGTAATTTTGTTCTCAATTTCGGACCTGACGGGGATGGAAACATGAGCACGCACGAAAATGAACTCATCACAGATTTAGGAAAATGGACCAAGGTGAATGCCGAAGGTATCTATAATGTCAGTCACTTTCCACTTGAGAGTAAGTATGGATACTATACTGTCAGTAAAACCGATTCGACATCGTTGTTCTTAACCGTTATGAATAGGCCCGTCAATAATATTTTAAGAGTGGTCTTCCCCAAGAATTCCAAACTGATCCCTGCTTCAGCCGCACTGCTGGACTCCCACCAGGATTTAATTTTAAAAAAGGCAAATATTGGTTTCGATAGAGATAAAAATATGTATTTCGATATTATCATTCCCGAGAATTTGCAATCCAAACGAGCCTTTTTGGTAAAGATAAAATTGGGGAGTGCGAAAACTGTAGAAGACAAATTGATGGATGCAAAAATCTAAGATAAAGATATTATGAAACAATTATTGTTCTCTCGAAACTGTCGATAGTTTATATATTTTATTATTAATTATTTAAAAATTCAAAAAAAAATGAAAAAATTAAAATTAAATTTCATTAATCTAGGAGACGCAGAAGTCCTATCAAAAGATCAACTTAAAAAAGTCCTAGGTGGCGGCTATGGTGCAAATAGTGGAACTTATAATGGGGTTCCACCAACAGACCCTGGTTCAGTCACCAATCCTAGTAATCCTGTAACTGATCCTGTTACAAGTCGGTATGGTAATTTCTAGGCTTAAATTTTAAGTTTTAGTATTTCAGGGAAGCTGCCTCCTTTGATGGAGGCAGTTTTTTATTGATCATGACCTCTCAAAATAACAATGAAACCAATTTCGATTATAATTCCGACGCATAACAACGAAAATACGATTGTTGATACAATAGAATCTGTTCAAAAGCAGACCTCCCGATCCTGGAATTGTATCCTGGTAGATG
The window above is part of the Sphingobacterium sp. ML3W genome. Proteins encoded here:
- a CDS encoding alpha-L-fucosidase — encoded protein: MLAMLTPLSLVKAQWTGKREKPTKTVEVKYGTITPPNRADSAMAAFRNYGLGQFIHWGLYAIPGNEWNGVSARQGAPASEWIRTWGGPTAPKDWLNIYDNLYKQFNPKNFDAKIWAKRAKEMGVKYLIFTTKHHDGFCLWPSKYSDYTVANSPYKKDIVKQVVDAYTEQGIDVFLYFSVTEWTNKDCITSIPKTADEKARFDRFLKYTKNQLLELQTNYPQVKGFWFDGTWDRSWVNSYEFTYNLEKELRKNNPNLIIGSRFRNDEHGSRHFDSNGVLLGDYEQGWERKMPASMDILDGHDWDCVMTIPPNGWGYVKNTDGMYLKSTDDIIDLLMRSRSMNGNFVLNFGPDGDGNMSTHENELITDLGKWTKVNAEGIYNVSHFPLESKYGYYTVSKTDSTSLFLTVMNRPVNNILRVVFPKNSKLIPASAALLDSHQDLILKKANIGFDRDKNMYFDIIIPENLQSKRAFLVKIKLGSAKTVEDKLMDAKI
- a CDS encoding class I SAM-dependent methyltransferase — encoded protein: MNIIGTDFPVIKEKKIVGGGERYGGCPNCLSTDRDRLVFVYLKSVYKIFERNDCKILHIAPEFNLLRSLNDRFAASDYICGDLNPAYYNSGRKMIEKINILDIPYPDKYFDLVICNHVLEHIEEDILAMKEIFRVLKASGQAILQTPISFDLDVTYENFEIVNETDRETAFGQKDHVRIYGNDYVTRLESVGFSVQKFNLYPDYDLFGLNSEERLFVCNRND
- a CDS encoding DUF1796 family putative cysteine peptidase, whose product is MMEKVFISIGENCLADAILARFGLKSFTTPFSHGKSNIEYLLQLEKERYKDIVNTDYLEYGDLNNNPSSRKVPVLKKYVKTCNVYHEMFMGGVVFSHSDVIESVVIRDTIKKRAERLVDIKGKKEVYAFYHHRFTNHRSDFEMLIDDLDSFIQLYCTDKVSSKCILFTQHIIENGQERGVKYASHNHVHIFMFYTLQEWEGTDDDVFWAKCDEDLIAQMIAHVHNI
- a CDS encoding glycosyltransferase family 2 protein, whose protein sequence is MQIISIVIATYNNEHSIVNTLMSIKRQTSDLWECVIIDDCSTDGTVATVRAEIAGYQRFRLFENRTVKGVGYCRNLGVDHCLGDYLVFLEPGNFLYNTCIEKRSYFIKGWSNIDVLVSHTTLFKDQVDHVIGSINHSLIETNYHDLINSLIRCCQIWTMSSVTWEKRFLLKIGKWSTKFESFSEMDLYIRGLLERPKLHFTKIEDSLMKIETSKSDVLQEIRELTMLLNIYFEVINRFSNGRTVQDIYNASFMFLIKNILRLILSNEIELGEGDKQLLFSILEKITDEEGVLQVRAILQ